In the Salvia miltiorrhiza cultivar Shanhuang (shh) chromosome 8, IMPLAD_Smil_shh, whole genome shotgun sequence genome, ctctttttccattttgggacgtcccccaaataagttcctctttctttctttctatttttggacaactaccccaccactaataatactttatttattcttactttttactttttcaccactcccaatactaattataacactttttcacattttcaccactctcaatactaattactccctccgtcccaataatgaagacacacttcatttgggcacggaggtTAAGGTGGGATAGATTAGGGAATAAAGTCTTActgatttcttttaattttatttaaatgtctACTGCCGCCGCCCACCACTACACCgtcgaccaccaccaccaccgaccACCTCCGACAACACCACCAAAACAGTAAGAGCAAAATCGACGGCAGAAATCGAATCCAGAAATGCAGAAACCGAATCGAATCCAGAAATGCAGAAAATTAAAACCATGAAAATCGAATCCAGAAATCGAAACAACACAAAAAATCGAATTATGAAAATCGAAACAACACAACCAGAAATCAAATCTAGAAATCGAAACTAACACAGCTAGAAATTTCGAATCCAtgaaggagaagagagagatctGCCAATTTTGTTCTTTGATTCCCAAATTTGAACCATGAGAATGGCGGCGGAGATGAAGGGTTTCAGAAGGACGGTGGTTGTTCTGCATATATGAGAGATCTATGCTGAATGTTCTGCAATTGGGGGCTGAATGTTGAAGGGGAACTTGGGGATCTAGGTTTTTGGGAGAAGGAGAAATGATTGGGGATTATGCGATGGTTGCTGCCATCGGAGAGATAGAGAGATGACGGAGCTGTGTGGTGGTGGTTCGGCAGCACAGGGTGACGGCATTGATGGACGAAATCGACGCTGCAGAGTTCCGAGACGAGCGGCATTATGGACGAAATCGACGCCGCAGAGTTCCGTCAAGATCAACCTTCTTCCTTCGACGAAATCGACATCTCTGTCGTCTCTCTTCGCCGGAGAGGGGATGAACTGGCGGCGCTGTTCGCCGGAGAGGGGAGAACATTCCAGAGAGAGATGGGGCTGAAATGAGGGAGGCGGATGGTTTGTTTCCTTCTATTAGGGCTTTTATTAGGTATTTATATGATAATTAAGGTTAAGTTAATTAGAATTTGTTAAGCCCTAATTCTTTCcatatttagaaatgtgtctttattattgggacaacccattaaggaaagtgtgtctttattattgggacggagggagtataacatatttttcttcattatcaatacattttaccattttccttaaaacccgtgccgtccccaaagaggaacttattttggggacggagggagtataaacataaagataaaaaataatgaaaaaaaaattgataagagaagagagagaaaaaaaaaaggaaaaaacctcatctttatatattttcatatatagtgtataattaattagtgaccgaaaagaaaaaaaaggaaaatagaaaAGAACACGTTACAAAATGAAAGCTGCAAAATGGGAAAAAAGAAGGAATCTAGTTGAAATAAATCACATTCCGACAAGTCAAGaatttaaaagtaaaaaagcaaagctttctcttttctctctctcttcctttcACTCCAGGAAAATATAAGTTGTACCTTCGCCGCAATGTACAACCTCTCCAAGCAACACTCCTCCGCAGCTCCACCGACGAATTCCACCTGAAAAATATCCAACCCCCAAATTTTCCGGCTGCCTCCGCAACCCTCAACAATGTCGGCGTAAGAACCCCATCTCTCCCCCTCTCTCCCTCTAGATTCTCTCCAACACTATTCCTAACTTTCCTAGCTCAATTCGAATTTCTTCGCAGATCTGCAGATGACGACTACCCGAAACCCTACTCCCCGCCGCGCTCCGGCGGCGTCGCGGCGGCCGCCACCACGAGCGTCCACGTGACCGCCCTGGACGGCCTGGTGAACGTGAACTCCCTCTTCACCATCGCCGTCTTCGTCGGCCTCTCCCTCGCGACGCCGGGGCAGCACAGCCTCGAGAACCCCTCCGCCTGCGACGCCGGCGTCGACGTGGCGAAGAAGCTGCTGGTCTTCGAGGTGGTGTCGTTCagcttcttcctcttctcctCGCTGGTGGCGCAGGGCTTGAAATTGGCCATCAATTTGCTCAATAGCAAGGACGTGGACGAGATTTTTAGGGCTCACATCAATCTGAAGGTGCTCAGATTCGGGATGATGGCGTCGGCGATCGGATCGGTGATGGGGTGCTTGTTCCTGATGCTGTCGATGGTGAATGTGATCGAGATTAGGCTCGGGATGCTGTCGTGTGGGAGCAGATCGGCCGTCCACGCCGTCACGGCGTTGATTGTTTTGGTCACTTCCGCTCTGCTTGTTTACATCTCCACCGCCGTCTATGCTTTCCTGCACTGAGCGGGGCCGCGGCGGTGGTGTTACGGTTACATCTcgtgttttattaatttttaattaattcattttcgTTGATCAAGGTGGAACATGAGATGAATGAAGGGGATTGATGTTACCTTTTATATTTCACTTTTTCTAATGCCTTAAGTGCTACTTTTAGTTGATGATGGTGTCTCGTGTTTCGTTTTTCGTCGTGATTTTCGTTGATTACAAAATCTCCTGTATACCCGGGTCGTATCCGATCCAAATCCTAATCTAGATCTAATTCAAGTGGACTATCCTAcccgaatgtcaagtgttagtatcatttcaatatagtatGGACGACAGCTTATTTCTCAGTATTTACATTGTCAATTCTAAGTTGGAAAGGGGGAGAATCCAGTGCTAATCTAATCTCAAAATCAACTTGTTTTCAGATGCAGTTAAAATCACTAGTTTTGTAAGATTTCCAAAGAGACTTTCCCTTCCAACTTGTTGCCACCAATGTGAAGTCTTTCAAGATCGCAAAATCAATTCTCATAGTTAATCTATCAATGGATTGGAAAGCTGATTAAACTGTAATTTAGTTATTCCAAAGCTTCCAAGAAGAATTCTGACATATTTCCCAGAAATTTAGTAAACTGTTTTGGTATGAAACTGAAATCCAAGTGGACAAATTCCAATTCCATAGAAGAATACAGCCAACCAGGAAATGTGTAATTTAAGAAATTAGAAGAGATATAAATATACTGTCACCCTAGTTCTCCAACACAACATAACACCTATCTAGAAAAGAGGTCCTTTGGTACAAGTTTTTTAAGCTTATCAAATAGAACACTATCTTTACCTGCACTTACCACAGGTTCAATCAACATCGAAAAAGTAGTTTCGTCAAGTGTGAATCCCCTTGACTCCATCTCTTCCAACAGTAGAATTGCATCACTAGTCTTGTTCCTTTTGAGAAGACCTT is a window encoding:
- the LOC130999421 gene encoding uncharacterized protein LOC130999421 yields the protein MSASADDDYPKPYSPPRSGGVAAAATTSVHVTALDGLVNVNSLFTIAVFVGLSLATPGQHSLENPSACDAGVDVAKKLLVFEVVSFSFFLFSSLVAQGLKLAINLLNSKDVDEIFRAHINLKVLRFGMMASAIGSVMGCLFLMLSMVNVIEIRLGMLSCGSRSAVHAVTALIVLVTSALLVYISTAVYAFLH